From a region of the Theobroma cacao cultivar B97-61/B2 chromosome 8, Criollo_cocoa_genome_V2, whole genome shotgun sequence genome:
- the LOC18592886 gene encoding cytochrome c, with product MASFEEAPPGNSKAGEKIFKTKCAQCHTVEKGAGHKQGPNLNGLFGRQSGTTPGYSYSAANKNMAVNWEEKTLYDYLLNPKKYIPGTKMVFPGLKKPQERADLIAYLKESTAP from the exons ATGGCGTCGTTCGAGGAAGCACCGCCTGGTAATTCAAAGGCCGGAGAGAAGATTTTCAAGACCAAGTGCGCCCAGTGCCACACCGTCGAGAAAGGTGCTGGTCACAAGCAAG GGCCCAATCTCAACGGTCTGTTTGGAAGGCAATCGGGTACAACTCCAGGGTACTCATACTCCGCTGCTAACAAGAACATGGCTGTGAATTGGGAGGAGAAAACTCTGTATGATTACCTCCTCAATCCTAAGAAG TACATCCCTGGAACAAAAATGGTTTTCCCTGGATTGAAGAAGCCACAGGAACGTGCTGACCTCATTGCATATTTGAAGGAATCTACAGCACCCTAA